The following coding sequences are from one Paenibacillus tundrae window:
- a CDS encoding GNAT family N-acetyltransferase encodes MEFRKLTADAFEECMALSEYAFQFVMKEEQREKRQNQFDKHNVWGVYDDGSLGAKLHLIPFQTYIHGRSFDMGGIAGVATWPEYRRKGWVAGLLKHTLEEMNRNKQSISFLHPFAFAFYRKYGWETYIEYKKYKVPTSHLPAKKQTPGTLRRGNPDLDVLKSVYNAYAERYNGMLVRDDAWWKDSVLTEGTSQKAVYYDEAGQAQGYILYEVKERKFTIDEIIHLNEEARQALWTFIANHDSMIEEVTLQAPASDTLAFQLDNPRIQQEIIPYFMARIVSVEQFISQYPFASQDSPVQIALQVKDAHAPWNEGVWQLNVAMNGTASIWKASEPVSEDQTVQMDIQSLTAVLMGYRRPAEMAEIGRINGPTEAISALENAIPVRETYLLDFF; translated from the coding sequence ATGGAATTTCGTAAATTAACAGCAGACGCTTTCGAAGAATGCATGGCTCTTTCTGAATATGCATTTCAATTTGTAATGAAAGAGGAGCAAAGGGAGAAGCGCCAGAATCAGTTTGATAAACATAATGTATGGGGAGTTTATGATGATGGCAGCCTAGGTGCCAAGCTCCACCTTATTCCTTTTCAAACGTATATTCATGGTCGGTCATTCGACATGGGTGGTATTGCAGGTGTAGCCACTTGGCCAGAGTACAGACGAAAGGGCTGGGTAGCCGGTCTTCTCAAACACACATTGGAAGAAATGAATCGCAACAAACAGAGCATTTCGTTCCTGCATCCGTTCGCGTTTGCTTTTTATCGGAAGTATGGATGGGAAACATACATTGAGTACAAAAAATATAAAGTGCCTACCTCGCATTTGCCTGCCAAAAAACAAACACCCGGAACGTTGCGCAGAGGCAATCCAGATCTGGATGTTTTAAAAAGTGTATATAATGCTTATGCGGAGCGCTATAACGGAATGTTGGTCCGTGACGATGCGTGGTGGAAAGACTCGGTGCTTACGGAGGGAACCAGTCAGAAGGCCGTATATTATGATGAAGCCGGGCAAGCCCAGGGATATATATTATACGAGGTCAAGGAGCGTAAATTCACGATCGATGAGATCATTCATCTGAATGAAGAAGCGAGACAAGCCCTATGGACCTTTATAGCCAACCATGATTCCATGATTGAAGAAGTTACATTACAAGCGCCAGCAAGTGACACCCTTGCTTTTCAATTGGATAATCCACGAATTCAGCAAGAGATCATTCCTTATTTTATGGCTCGCATTGTGAGTGTGGAGCAATTTATTTCTCAATATCCGTTTGCCAGTCAGGATTCCCCAGTACAGATTGCTCTTCAGGTTAAGGATGCTCATGCACCTTGGAACGAAGGCGTGTGGCAATTAAATGTTGCCATGAATGGAACGGCTTCAATCTGGAAGGCTTCCGAACCTGTTTCTGAGGATCAGACAGTACAAATGGATATTCAATCTCTTACTGCTGTGCTGATGGGGTACCGAAGACCTGCTGAGATGGCAGAGATAGGCAGAATTAATGGGCCTACTGAGGCAATTAGTGCTTTGGAGAATGCAATTCCTGTACGGGAAACGTATTTACTTGATTTCTTCTAA